A region from the Algoriphagus machipongonensis genome encodes:
- the glmS gene encoding glutamine--fructose-6-phosphate transaminase (isomerizing) yields MCGIVAYVGQQEALPIILKGLRRLEYRGYDSAGVALLNEKGLGVYKKKGKVSELENFLSSNEGLTSKIGIGHTRWATHGEPNDVNAHPHYSSSEKLAIIHNGIIENYEVLKKDLEKRGYQFQSDTDTEVFVKFIEDIYVNNDCSLEEALRLALHKVVGAYAIVLINKEEPDTLIAARKGSPLVIGVGEDEYFLASDATPIIEYTNKVVYLDDYEIAVIRNNRLQVKTIENIETSPYINQLELELEAIEKGGYEHFMLKEIYEQPKSIADCLRGRLDAKSGRLVLGGLRDYMNKFQNAERIIITACGTSWHAGLVAEYLFEEFARVPVEVEYASEFRYRNPVINEKDFLIAISQSGETADTLAAIELAKSKGATIFGVCNVVGSSIPRATHAGSYTHAGPEIGVASTKAFTAQISVLAMMALKLGYQRGTLTESKYVQLLHELASVPSKVEEALTSNEAIKYIAEEYKDVRNALYLGRGYNFPVALEGALKLKEISYIHAEGYPAAEMKHGPIALIDEEMPVIFIATQDSSYEKVVSNIQEVKARKGKVIAVVTKGDTQVKNMADHVIEIPAIHEAFVPLVAVVPLQLLSYHIAVMRGCNVDQPRNLAKSVTVE; encoded by the coding sequence ATGTGTGGAATTGTCGCGTATGTGGGCCAGCAGGAAGCTTTGCCTATCATCTTAAAAGGACTCCGAAGATTGGAATATAGAGGGTATGATAGCGCTGGAGTCGCTTTATTAAACGAAAAGGGTTTAGGAGTATATAAAAAGAAGGGAAAAGTCTCTGAATTGGAGAATTTTTTGAGTTCCAATGAAGGCCTAACTTCCAAAATTGGAATTGGCCACACTCGGTGGGCGACTCATGGAGAACCAAATGATGTCAATGCACATCCTCATTATTCTTCTTCTGAAAAATTGGCAATTATTCACAATGGGATAATTGAAAATTATGAAGTACTAAAAAAAGACTTAGAGAAAAGAGGCTATCAATTCCAAAGTGATACTGACACAGAGGTTTTTGTCAAGTTTATTGAGGATATCTACGTCAACAATGACTGTAGTCTGGAAGAAGCCCTAAGACTTGCTTTACATAAAGTAGTAGGTGCATATGCGATTGTTTTGATCAACAAAGAAGAACCTGATACCTTAATTGCCGCTAGAAAAGGATCTCCTTTAGTGATAGGAGTTGGAGAAGATGAGTATTTTTTAGCTTCTGATGCTACACCGATTATTGAGTATACTAATAAAGTGGTATATCTAGATGATTATGAGATTGCAGTGATCAGAAATAATAGGCTGCAAGTCAAAACTATTGAAAATATTGAGACCAGTCCTTATATCAATCAGCTTGAACTAGAGCTAGAGGCCATAGAAAAAGGTGGGTATGAGCATTTTATGCTCAAAGAAATTTACGAACAGCCAAAATCAATAGCTGATTGTCTTCGAGGTAGGCTAGATGCTAAATCAGGAAGATTGGTCTTAGGTGGATTGAGGGATTACATGAATAAATTCCAAAATGCAGAAAGGATTATCATTACTGCCTGTGGAACTTCCTGGCATGCCGGATTAGTAGCAGAGTACCTTTTTGAAGAATTTGCTAGAGTTCCTGTGGAAGTAGAATATGCTTCGGAGTTTCGATATAGGAATCCAGTGATCAATGAAAAAGACTTTTTGATAGCAATTTCCCAATCTGGTGAAACTGCAGATACCTTGGCTGCCATAGAGCTGGCGAAATCTAAAGGAGCCACCATTTTTGGAGTTTGTAATGTGGTAGGTTCTTCTATTCCGAGGGCAACGCATGCGGGTTCTTATACTCATGCTGGGCCGGAAATAGGTGTGGCTTCAACCAAAGCATTTACTGCTCAAATATCCGTTTTGGCAATGATGGCCTTGAAATTAGGATATCAAAGAGGAACGTTGACAGAAAGTAAATACGTTCAATTGCTACATGAATTGGCTTCGGTACCATCTAAAGTGGAAGAGGCATTGACTAGTAATGAAGCAATTAAATACATTGCTGAAGAATATAAGGATGTTAGAAACGCGCTTTACTTGGGAAGAGGGTATAATTTCCCGGTGGCACTAGAAGGTGCATTGAAATTGAAAGAAATTTCTTATATCCATGCGGAAGGGTATCCGGCAGCAGAAATGAAGCATGGACCCATTGCTTTGATTGATGAGGAAATGCCGGTGATTTTCATTGCTACTCAAGACAGCTCTTATGAGAAAGTGGTCAGCAATATTCAAGAAGTAAAAGCAAGAAAAGGGAAAGTGATCGCTGTAGTGACTAAAGGGGATACACAGGTGAAAAATATGGCAGACCATGTGATTGAAATACCTGCAATCCATGAAGCATTCGTGCCGCTGGTAGCAGTGGTGCCTCTACAATTGCTTTCCTATCACATTGCCGTTATGAGAGGCTGTAATGTAGATCAGCCTAGGAATCTGGCAAAGTCTGTTACGGTAGAATAA
- a CDS encoding Kazal-type serine protease inhibitor family protein, whose translation MNYIKTATFLLVWIAASSCEKEEPIKTCIDPEKISNDGCTMEYQPVCGCDGQTYGNSCVAETSGLLSWTEGACNQ comes from the coding sequence ATGAACTATATAAAAACAGCAACCTTTCTCTTGGTTTGGATAGCTGCAAGCAGTTGTGAAAAAGAAGAACCAATAAAAACCTGCATCGATCCAGAAAAAATTAGCAATGATGGATGCACCATGGAATACCAACCTGTCTGCGGCTGTGATGGTCAAACATATGGGAATTCATGCGTAGCAGAAACCTCTGGACTCCTTTCTTGGACAGAGGGAGCTTGTAATCAATAA
- the prfA gene encoding peptide chain release factor 1: MLDKLQALKERFEEVGQLIILPDSMADMSKYAKLTKEYKDLEKIVSAYDEYSLVLQNITSSKEMLDKEKDPEFREMAKLEIDELRSRKDELEEELKQLLIPKDPNDSKDCILEIRGGSGGDEASIFAGDLFRMYERFCEMQGWKLTVLDLTFGSAGGYKEIIATVSGADVYGMLKYESGVHRVQRVPATESQGRVHTSAASVAVLPEMDEVEVHLDMNDVRKDTYCSSGPGGQSVNTTYSAVRLTHNPTGLVVTCQDEKSQIKNFEKALKVLRSRLYEIELAKHNESVGAQRKSMVGSGDRSDKIRTYNYSQSRVTDHRINKTVYNLPDVMDGHIEEFISALRLAENLEKMQNSGLAE; encoded by the coding sequence ATGCTGGATAAATTACAGGCCCTAAAGGAACGTTTTGAGGAAGTTGGGCAACTGATCATCCTGCCGGATAGTATGGCAGATATGAGTAAGTACGCAAAGCTGACGAAGGAATATAAGGATCTTGAAAAAATCGTAAGTGCTTACGATGAGTATAGCTTGGTATTGCAAAATATCACAAGCTCTAAGGAAATGCTCGACAAAGAGAAGGATCCCGAGTTCAGAGAAATGGCCAAATTGGAAATAGATGAGCTTCGAAGTAGAAAGGATGAATTGGAAGAAGAGCTCAAGCAGCTATTAATTCCTAAAGATCCCAATGATTCCAAAGATTGTATCCTGGAAATACGTGGTGGATCCGGTGGAGATGAGGCATCTATTTTTGCAGGAGACTTATTCAGAATGTACGAGAGGTTTTGTGAAATGCAGGGCTGGAAACTGACAGTTCTGGATTTAACATTTGGATCAGCAGGTGGATATAAAGAGATCATTGCTACCGTTTCTGGAGCAGATGTTTATGGTATGCTGAAATATGAGTCGGGAGTACATCGAGTGCAGCGGGTTCCCGCTACTGAATCCCAAGGAAGAGTTCATACTTCTGCAGCTTCTGTGGCAGTTTTACCCGAAATGGATGAAGTAGAGGTTCATCTTGATATGAATGATGTCAGAAAAGACACTTATTGTTCCTCTGGTCCAGGTGGACAGTCTGTCAATACCACCTATTCTGCTGTTCGTTTGACTCACAATCCTACTGGATTGGTAGTTACTTGTCAGGATGAAAAGTCTCAAATTAAAAACTTCGAAAAAGCCCTGAAAGTACTTCGGTCCAGATTGTATGAAATCGAACTGGCAAAACATAATGAATCAGTAGGTGCCCAAAGGAAATCCATGGTTGGAAGTGGAGATCGTTCTGATAAAATCAGAACCTATAATTATTCCCAATCTAGGGTGACTGACCATAGAATCAATAAAACGGTTTATAACCTACCTGATGTCATGGATGGACACATTGAGGAATTTATCTCCGCATTGAGACTGGCTGAGAACCTAGAAAAAATGCAAAACAGTGGTTTAGCAGAATAG
- a CDS encoding GNAT family N-acetyltransferase has translation MIIAGERAISLVTWNESHFHQLYPLANNPKIAMNLKDSFPQPYTIHDARYWIEHNQKFNPPQNFAIEFEGKLAGAIGSDRGSDELRTNMELGFWIGEPYWGKGIACEAVKLYTKFIFEKFDIQRIFAQVYDFNGQSMNVLEKAGYIPEAILKRAFIKNGVIGDIFQYVIVRGEDGN, from the coding sequence ATGATCATCGCAGGAGAAAGAGCAATTAGTTTAGTGACTTGGAATGAGTCGCATTTTCATCAACTCTATCCTCTCGCTAATAATCCAAAAATTGCCATGAATTTAAAGGATAGCTTTCCGCAGCCTTATACGATTCATGATGCACGTTATTGGATTGAACACAATCAAAAATTTAATCCGCCTCAAAATTTCGCAATTGAGTTTGAAGGAAAGCTTGCTGGAGCCATTGGTTCAGATAGAGGGAGCGATGAACTTCGAACTAATATGGAATTGGGGTTTTGGATAGGAGAACCCTATTGGGGGAAAGGTATTGCCTGTGAGGCCGTAAAGCTTTATACCAAGTTCATTTTTGAAAAATTCGATATTCAGCGGATTTTTGCTCAGGTATATGATTTTAATGGGCAATCCATGAATGTTTTGGAAAAAGCAGGTTACATACCTGAAGCAATCTTAAAGAGAGCCTTTATTAAAAATGGAGTGATTGGAGATATTTTCCAATATGTAATCGTAAGAGGAGAAGACGGAAACTAA
- a CDS encoding YCF48-related protein: protein MRKLFCFFLLLFLSGNSLFAQSWERMQSWGLDLHAIHWINSETGIAAGENLLIRTQDGGITWEEIQTPDFNRIQAIDFWDENQGIALGNQGTLIKTNDGGKSWEALGNLVPSTYYDLKFISENSLLTVAEGGKILHSKDQGGNWTQISSGITNDLRSISVLNEQLIYIAGDNGSILKSEDKGTSWEKLSTGTSTHLNSLAFSSEEIGYAVGANGIIIKTEDGGENWAALNSTVNSELTSIAISPINPALVTVVGREAVALRSTNSGSSFGKANLGNGNSRDVYGLNFSPNQNVVFAVGKDGYLIRSNNAGSTWSTLLAGIRSNFREAEFKSDARGFIGGEKGSFYITTNGARTVVNRSLPVEMDIKGMDFWNTSFGYAAGANGQIFRTGNAGSAWVSVPAQTPETITGMYLFAPSVLYVTGTNGYIARSFDSGGTWDSDIVTNTNENLDDVTYYDFQVGFAMGDNGQISWTNGGNTWENLPKLTESNLNALAKLDSNTAVIVGNKGAILKSEDKAQTWKAINTPFDTDLLDVDFWNEFLGMAVGKGGHIILTKDGGENWFKLNSGTTRDLYGVSMGNSLVAFTVGDDGTILKYDCVPPSGISEISGNENVCLGESTYSIIDDSSEGSQIVWRVDGGEIISGQGTNSIQINWTKEGRQGVFVSRQNFCGNGETSALEVLVSKIPSSDLEIDGQGSVCIDQQSTYTIESEMATDYTWSVEGGEIISGQGTAEIEVLWAEKGETSLSVILANSCGQSSEIVMPVLVNAPPMQPSPIIGEAQVGIGEYFYEVEEVSEVDYQWEIGEGGRIISGQGNSKIQVEWLVEGDFSISVTPQNQCNDGESREIAVNVNIITGLEPAADINLKIFPNPSQGSITISSENLSHYQEINLVNALGQEVMQKTILEGQREVNFTEMPKGLWMVVLKGKKGIQIRKVIVK from the coding sequence ATGCGAAAGCTTTTTTGCTTCTTTTTACTACTTTTCCTTTCAGGCAATTCCCTATTTGCTCAAAGCTGGGAAAGAATGCAAAGCTGGGGCCTAGACCTTCATGCTATTCATTGGATTAACTCTGAAACTGGCATTGCTGCAGGTGAAAATTTATTGATAAGAACCCAAGATGGAGGAATAACTTGGGAAGAAATTCAAACCCCTGACTTTAATAGGATACAAGCTATTGACTTTTGGGATGAAAATCAGGGGATCGCGTTGGGAAATCAAGGCACCTTAATAAAAACCAATGATGGGGGTAAAAGCTGGGAAGCCTTAGGCAATTTGGTTCCCTCTACTTATTACGACCTAAAATTCATAAGTGAAAACAGCCTTTTAACAGTAGCTGAAGGGGGGAAAATACTTCATTCTAAGGATCAGGGGGGAAATTGGACCCAAATATCTTCTGGAATAACAAATGATCTAAGGTCTATTTCAGTACTCAACGAGCAACTCATTTATATAGCTGGAGACAATGGAAGCATATTAAAAAGTGAGGATAAAGGGACAAGCTGGGAGAAACTAAGTACTGGTACATCGACTCATCTTAACAGTTTGGCTTTTAGCTCAGAAGAGATAGGTTATGCCGTTGGAGCCAATGGAATCATTATTAAGACGGAAGATGGGGGTGAGAATTGGGCAGCTCTTAATTCTACGGTCAATTCGGAATTGACTTCCATTGCTATTAGCCCAATCAACCCTGCCCTGGTTACCGTAGTGGGTAGGGAGGCAGTTGCCTTAAGGTCTACCAATTCAGGAAGTAGCTTTGGCAAAGCCAATTTGGGCAACGGGAATTCAAGAGATGTTTATGGTTTAAATTTTTCCCCGAACCAAAATGTGGTATTTGCTGTAGGAAAAGATGGTTATCTCATAAGATCCAATAATGCTGGGAGTACTTGGAGTACTCTTTTAGCTGGAATAAGATCAAATTTCAGAGAAGCTGAATTTAAATCAGATGCCAGAGGCTTTATTGGAGGTGAAAAAGGAAGCTTTTATATCACCACAAATGGCGCAAGAACAGTGGTCAACAGATCCTTACCGGTAGAAATGGATATAAAAGGCATGGATTTTTGGAACACAAGTTTTGGCTATGCCGCTGGAGCAAATGGACAAATTTTCAGAACAGGCAATGCAGGAAGTGCCTGGGTTTCTGTGCCAGCTCAAACTCCTGAGACCATTACAGGAATGTATCTTTTTGCTCCATCAGTGCTGTATGTCACTGGAACCAATGGTTATATCGCAAGATCTTTTGATTCAGGAGGAACTTGGGATTCGGATATTGTCACCAATACCAATGAAAACTTAGATGATGTCACATATTACGATTTTCAGGTAGGTTTTGCCATGGGAGATAATGGACAAATTAGCTGGACCAATGGAGGAAATACCTGGGAAAACCTTCCAAAATTAACGGAAAGCAATTTAAATGCATTAGCAAAACTAGACTCCAATACGGCTGTAATAGTAGGAAACAAAGGGGCTATTTTAAAATCTGAGGATAAAGCCCAAACCTGGAAAGCCATCAATACGCCATTTGACACGGATTTGTTAGATGTAGATTTCTGGAATGAGTTTTTGGGAATGGCAGTGGGAAAAGGAGGGCATATCATTCTCACCAAAGATGGAGGGGAAAACTGGTTTAAACTAAATAGTGGTACGACACGCGATTTATATGGTGTGAGCATGGGTAATTCCTTAGTGGCTTTTACAGTGGGTGATGATGGGACCATTTTAAAATATGACTGCGTGCCCCCATCTGGAATAAGCGAGATTTCAGGAAACGAAAATGTTTGTTTGGGAGAAAGTACTTATTCAATTATAGACGATTCAAGCGAAGGGTCTCAAATTGTATGGAGAGTGGATGGAGGAGAAATCATTTCCGGGCAAGGCACCAATAGCATACAGATCAACTGGACCAAGGAAGGAAGACAAGGGGTTTTTGTCAGTAGACAGAATTTTTGTGGAAATGGAGAAACTTCGGCTTTGGAAGTCCTAGTATCCAAAATACCTTCAAGTGACTTGGAAATCGATGGTCAAGGTTCGGTTTGCATAGATCAGCAATCAACATACACGATTGAAAGTGAAATGGCTACCGACTATACTTGGTCAGTAGAAGGTGGAGAAATTATTTCTGGACAAGGTACAGCTGAAATTGAGGTACTTTGGGCAGAAAAAGGTGAAACGTCTCTTTCAGTAATTTTGGCAAATAGCTGTGGACAGTCCTCAGAAATTGTGATGCCGGTTTTGGTAAATGCTCCTCCAATGCAGCCAAGTCCAATTATAGGGGAAGCTCAAGTAGGAATTGGAGAATATTTCTATGAAGTAGAAGAAGTTTCAGAGGTAGATTATCAATGGGAAATTGGCGAAGGAGGAAGAATTATTTCTGGTCAGGGGAACTCCAAAATACAGGTGGAATGGCTGGTAGAAGGGGATTTTTCTATCAGTGTAACGCCCCAAAACCAATGTAATGATGGAGAATCAAGGGAGATAGCGGTTAATGTAAATATTATTACCGGGCTGGAACCAGCTGCGGATATTAATCTCAAAATCTTTCCAAATCCAAGCCAGGGTTCGATAACTATATCCTCTGAGAATTTATCCCACTATCAAGAGATTAATCTAGTCAATGCGCTAGGTCAAGAAGTCATGCAAAAGACGATACTTGAAGGGCAAAGAGAAGTGAATTTCACAGAAATGCCCAAAGGTCTTTGGATGGTTGTTTTAAAAGGTAAAAAAGGAATTCAAATTAGAAAAGTGATCGTTAAGTAA
- a CDS encoding Tll0287-like domain-containing protein, whose translation MNSLLDKEKYNSIVCLSQFFKRNKGMIRNFNYKEKAMERISIYAWVFTLLVFSCGPRERIPKEAFEEVNKNMEIKRISEVEILESAMEWGDSLTTKAQKNLIENLQQAIADGGFGEAIKFCKTNATELENELSGNEEILIRRVSTKHRNPSNAPTEEEAMILEAYAYNSEQGLESDPNIQKIEGGEVFLYTKAIIFPGGLCNNCHGKPEVDISKSTLEVISSNYPEDMATGFRKGDLRGMWSVRIPKKEVVKRL comes from the coding sequence GTGAATTCCTTACTTGACAAAGAGAAGTATAATTCAATAGTTTGCCTTTCTCAGTTTTTCAAGAGAAATAAAGGAATGATTCGTAATTTTAATTATAAAGAAAAAGCTATGGAAAGAATAAGCATATATGCCTGGGTGTTCACTTTGTTGGTCTTTTCCTGTGGACCTAGAGAGAGAATCCCAAAAGAGGCTTTTGAAGAAGTGAACAAGAATATGGAGATCAAGAGGATTTCTGAAGTAGAAATTTTGGAGAGTGCCATGGAATGGGGGGATTCATTGACGACCAAAGCGCAGAAAAATTTAATTGAGAATTTGCAACAGGCAATTGCTGATGGGGGCTTTGGAGAGGCAATCAAATTTTGCAAAACCAATGCAACAGAATTGGAGAATGAGCTATCCGGAAATGAAGAAATTCTTATCCGTAGAGTTTCTACCAAACACCGCAACCCCAGCAATGCTCCGACGGAAGAAGAAGCTATGATTTTGGAGGCCTATGCCTACAATTCTGAGCAAGGTTTAGAGAGTGATCCCAATATTCAAAAAATAGAAGGTGGAGAGGTGTTTTTGTACACCAAGGCAATCATATTTCCTGGTGGTTTGTGCAATAATTGTCATGGAAAACCTGAGGTGGATATTTCAAAGTCAACATTAGAGGTTATTAGTTCAAATTACCCGGAAGATATGGCAACGGGATTCAGAAAAGGAGATTTGAGAGGTATGTGGTCAGTCAGAATTCCGAAGAAAGAAGTGGTAAAACGACTATAA